The nucleotide sequence accacagactggataatttgtaaagaatcAAAGTTTATTTTGCTCACAGTTTCACAGTTTTAGGGGCTGGAAAGTGCAAGAACCTCATGCAGTATCTAGCAAAGGGCTGTCCCAGGATGGAAGGGCAGAAGGTGGAAGCAAACGAGAGACAGGAAATTGGGCCTGTCCAGTAGCCTCCCACGTGAGGATCCTCGGACTGAGAGGGTACTAAGAGGACTGACACAGCGCAACCCTGTGATCCCCACCTCCGTCCCTGGAACGTAGGAAATCTGGGTGTTAGTTCTGGCTTTGCGATGCCTCTTGGGTGACCTGGCTGAAGCTAATCTCTCCTCATTAGGCCAGAAGGGAATCTGTGAAGTGGGCTTTGAATCCTGCCTTGACTTTCTCCGCCCAGTCCCGGCGGAGATCATATCGCGACTGACGCTTCACCCACTTCCAGAGCCTTCGAGATAGGCCCCGCCCCATCAGCAGGACGCGTCCCACGCCACTTGAAGTCTCGCGAGAATCCCGCGATGAAGCGAAGTCGAGACGTTTGACCGTCCTCGTTTTCCGTAGTTCCGAGTTGCGGTTTCTGTTAGTGTTTCCGGGTTGCCGCCAGGGAAGCCTCCGCGGTGGTGCAAGTGGAACCAAAGccttgaggtttcagtgagtagGGGACCGACGTGAGCTTGAGCGTCCCCCTTTAGCGTCCCTCTTCGATTCTTTGGAGACTCTGGTGCAGCTTAGCAAGAGGGCCCAGGATTTTTGGATCCCCAGCCCTGTGACAAGGGTTCCTGTACAGTTTCCCCCTCCCAGGATTTCGACTCAGTTCAGCGAAGTCACCGCTCCGTCTGAGAAATGAGGACACCAAGGCTTAGAGCACAGCCCCGAGGCGCCGTCTGCCAGGCCCCGTCCCCTCCCCCGGCTCCTCTCGATCAGCATTGAAACCCCGTCCCTGCTCCAGGTCTCCTCTGGGGTCCAAGGTCCTGTGCAGGCCTCTGCCTTGGCCGCAGGCCCTTCCGTCACCGTCGCCTCGTCTCCCTGACTGTCCGCAGGCCTGGGCAGCATGGCCGTATTCCGGTCGGGTCTCCTGGTGCTCACGACGCCGCTGGCCTCCCTGGCCCCTCGCCTGGCCCCCATCCTGACCTCGGCGGCCAGACTGGTGAATCACACACTCTATGTACACCTGCAGCCTGGCATGAGCCTGGAGGGCCCGGCTCAGCCCCAGTCCGGCCCCGTGCAGGCCACGTTTGAGGTTCTTGATTTCATCACCCACCTCTATGCTGGCGCCGACATCCACAGGCACCTGGATGTCAGAATCCTACTGACCAATATCCGAACCAAGAGcacctttctccctcccctgcccacctcaGTCCAGAATCTCGCCCACCCGCCAGAAGTCGTGTTGACAGACTTCCAGACCCTGGATGGCAGCCAGTACAACCCGGTCAAGGAGCAGCTAGTGCGATACGCCACCAGCTGTTACAGCTGTTGTCCACGACTGGCCTCGGTGCTGCTATACCCCGATTATGGGATAGGAGAGGTGCCCGTGGAGCCCCTGGATGTCCCCTTACCCTCCACGACCAGGCCAGCTTCCCCCGTGGCCAGGTCTCCAAAGCAGCCGGTGCGTGGCTACTACCGTGGTGCTGTCGGTGGCACGTTTGACCGCCTGCACAACGCCCACAAGGTGTTGCTCAGTATCGCGTGCATCCTGGCCCAGGAGCAGCTTGTGGTGGGAGTAGCAGACAAAGATCTGTTGAAGAGTGAGTGAGAGGGACCCTGGACTAGGGCAGTGGAGGATCCCCGTATCTCCCCATTCCAGACCCTTATGCCGAGATCGAGGAAGGGTAGGGCCATTCACTACTTCCCACCCTTCCCAAATGTCACAGTGGTTGACACTCAGTTGGTGCTAAGGACATTTTGTCAAACAGCTTTCTCAGCATGTGGTCCAATCACCACTCAATCAGAATACCCTAAATGTGAAGCAAAGGGATCTGCACTTTAGCAAGTATTCCAGGAGATACACCCTAACGAAACACTGGGAATGAATGGGTGAGTGAGCTGCAGGTAGCAGTGCCACAGACAGGAGGAGGAAACTCAAGCATGGCATGGGTCTTGGAATTTTCCATCTGCCTCTGATGCCCTCTGGCACTGCTCATTCTCTGGAGTGGTTTCCTGGTGGCTTATTTTCTGGACACATGCCAGCCCTTGGAGTGACTATTGTGCTTGCCTGTTTCTTCACCTTCATGCTCCCCTCACCATCACCATAGGCCTTACCAGCTGAACCCTTTCTGCCACCCCCCTCTGGAGATACTGTACTTAGGGACACTTTTCCCCAAACTGGCCCATACTTTCCTTCCCAGTAAAAAGATCTCACTGTTCTTCTGGGCTCCTTCCCTAGGCAAGTTGCTCCCTGAGCTGCTCCAACCTTACACAGAACGCGTGGAACATCTGAGTGAGTTCCTGGTGGACATCAAGCCTTCCTTGACTTTTGATATCATCCCCCTGCTGGACCCCTATGGGCCCGCTGGCTCTGACCCCTCCCTGGAGTTCCTGGTGGTCAGCGAGGAGACCTATCGTGGGGGCATGGCCGTCAACCGCTTCCGCCTTGAGAATGTAACCCCTGAGGGAGACTGGCAGGGGGAGTGGATGGGGGACGGGGAAGGCCATTTTGAGGGGACTGTTGGAAGTACCATGGCCCCAGAGAAGTGGGGGCTTAGGGTGGTGGGAAGAAGCAAGGAGGAACTGGTTCTGTTTGCCTGCTGagttggaggaggagcctggggaggaaggggaggatggGGGGCAGGTTGGATGTCAGGGGCTTCCTCTCACTCCTTCCCTCTTTTCACCCTTTCCTCTTTACCCCAGAACCTGGAGGAGCTTGCCTTGTACCAGATCCAGCTGCTGAAGGACGTCAAACATACAGAGAATGAAGAGGACAAAGTCAGCTCCTCCAGCTTCCGCCAGCGAATGCTGGGAAACCTGCTTCGGCCTCCATATGTaagcttctctccctccttccctcctgcttgGGTGTGCTGGCAATGCTGAAGAGTAGAAGCTGAGGGTCTCAGCCCCAGGCATGAGGCTGAGGGCCCCAGTAACTGTGGGTTCCCTTTCACCTACCCCCCAGGAAAGGCCAGAGCTCCCAACGTGTCTCTATGTAATTGGGCTGACTGGCATCAGTGGCTCTGGGAAGAGCTCAATAGCTCAGCGGCTGAAGGGCCTGGGGGCGTTTGTCATTGACAGTGACCACCTGGGTCATCGGGCCTATGCCCCAGGTGGCCCTGCCTACCAGCCTGTGGTGGAGGCCTTTGGAACAGGTAATAACTGGGGAAGGCTGGAAGTGGCCTGGAGTGAGGAGCTAGCCAGGCGTCTGTGCTCAGTTGTCTATCTCTGTTGTCCAGATATTCTCCATAAAGATGGCATCATCAACAGGA is from Macaca thibetana thibetana isolate TM-01 chromosome 16, ASM2454274v1, whole genome shotgun sequence and encodes:
- the COASY gene encoding bifunctional coenzyme A synthase isoform X2, which gives rise to MRTPRLRAQPRGAVCQAPSPPPAPLGLGSMAVFRSGLLVLTTPLASLAPRLAPILTSAARLVNHTLYVHLQPGMSLEGPAQPQSGPVQATFEVLDFITHLYAGADIHRHLDVRILLTNIRTKSTFLPPLPTSVQNLAHPPEVVLTDFQTLDGSQYNPVKEQLVRYATSCYSCCPRLASVLLYPDYGIGEVPVEPLDVPLPSTTRPASPVARSPKQPVRGYYRGAVGGTFDRLHNAHKVLLSIACILAQEQLVVGVADKDLLKSKLLPELLQPYTERVEHLSEFLVDIKPSLTFDIIPLLDPYGPAGSDPSLEFLVVSEETYRGGMAVNRFRLENNLEELALYQIQLLKDVKHTENEEDKVSSSSFRQRMLGNLLRPPYERPELPTCLYVIGLTGISGSGKSSIAQRLKGLGAFVIDSDHLGHRAYAPGGPAYQPVVEAFGTDILHKDGIINRKVLGSRVFGNKKQLKILTDIMWPIIAKLAREEMDRAVTEGKRVCVIDAAVLLEAGWQNLVHEVWTVVIPETEAVRRIVERDGLSEAAAQSRLQSQMSGQQLVEQSHVVLSTLWEPHITQRQVEKAWALLQKRIPKTHQALD
- the COASY gene encoding bifunctional coenzyme A synthase isoform X1, producing the protein MAVFRSGLLVLTTPLASLAPRLAPILTSAARLVNHTLYVHLQPGMSLEGPAQPQSGPVQATFEVLDFITHLYAGADIHRHLDVRILLTNIRTKSTFLPPLPTSVQNLAHPPEVVLTDFQTLDGSQYNPVKEQLVRYATSCYSCCPRLASVLLYPDYGIGEVPVEPLDVPLPSTTRPASPVARSPKQPVRGYYRGAVGGTFDRLHNAHKVLLSIACILAQEQLVVGVADKDLLKSKLLPELLQPYTERVEHLSEFLVDIKPSLTFDIIPLLDPYGPAGSDPSLEFLVVSEETYRGGMAVNRFRLENNLEELALYQIQLLKDVKHTENEEDKVSSSSFRQRMLGNLLRPPYERPELPTCLYVIGLTGISGSGKSSIAQRLKGLGAFVIDSDHLGHRAYAPGGPAYQPVVEAFGTDILHKDGIINRKVLGSRVFGNKKQLKILTDIMWPIIAKLAREEMDRAVTEGKRVCVIDAAVLLEAGWQNLVHEVWTVVIPETEAVRRIVERDGLSEAAAQSRLQSQMSGQQLVEQSHVVLSTLWEPHITQRQVEKAWALLQKRIPKTHQALD